A part of Aegilops tauschii subsp. strangulata cultivar AL8/78 chromosome 2, Aet v6.0, whole genome shotgun sequence genomic DNA contains:
- the LOC109758017 gene encoding BAG family molecular chaperone regulator 3 encodes MMKLRCPNPKRLFRRSSSKMSRSSSSCSSSSDNGSDASGGIRGGGGSGEIEWEVRPGGMLVQRRDGRGDVEIITVRVATGHSWHEVSIGATCTFGELKVVVSMVTGLEPREQRLLFRGKEREDSDHLHMVGVRDKDKVLLLEDPALKDIKLQAALAAQAVQSPYHTFIKV; translated from the exons ATGATGAAGCTGAGGTGCCCCAACCCCAAGAGGCTCTTCAGGAGGAGCTCCTCCAAGATGAGCAGGTCTAGTAGCagctgcagcagcagcagcgacaaCGGCAGCGATGCCTCCGGTGGCatccgtggcggcggcggcagcggggagATCGAGTGGGAGGTGCGGCCGGGGGGCATGCTGGTGCAGAGGAGGGACGGGAGGGGGGACGTCGAGATCATCACggtcagggtggccaccgggcacTCCTGGCATGAGGTGTCCATTGGAGCTACCTGCACTTTTG GTGAGCTGAAGGTGGTAGTATCCATGGTGACGGGGCTGGAGCCGAGGGAGCAGAGGCTGCTGTTCAGGGGCAAGGAGAGGGAGGACAGCGACCACCTCCACATGGTTGGGGTGagggacaaggacaaggtgctGCTCCTCGAGGACCCTGCCCTCAAGGACATCAAGCTCCAGGCAGCGCTCGCGGCCCAGGCCGTGCAGAGCCCGTATCACACTTTCATCAAGGTGTAG